Genomic segment of Plasmodium brasilianum strain Bolivian I chromosome 8, whole genome shotgun sequence:
aataatttctttGAAAATAtcatgttaataaaattataatttttaatgacAAGATATTCATAACATTACTTATTGCTTTGGAGTAtgaaataatgtattttatatgtatactataCGATCTATATGGTATATAAATTCCGTATTTCCTTATAATATGgaaatactatttttttcataatttattctgaatgaaattaataataaaaattatttagttAAACTACTCTgctaaataattaaaatatatattttgaatatttttatataaattaaaattattttatttagatgaaagttatttttttttaataaacactataatgttaaaaattatataatacctttttaatattattttattatatcgatgttataaaatactctacatttatataaattttattaagtagatacaaaataaaaaaaaaattagaattaaaTAACTAATATAATATCCTTTGCCTTTAAGAGGTTATAGTATaactttttatgtattttttactaaatattttaaaatatttaaagaacagaacatgaaaaaaagcattatgattttctcatttattaaaattgttgtACTTATCTTTTTAACGTGGATACCCCATTTAAGTAATCATGTGgtatgataaaattatttaagaatatttttgttatttatatttttcattttatatttttatgaataccgttttcatcattatattatttattcattaaataactattatttattttggaTTTTTAGATTACGTTTAACAAATACCTAGGCAAAAAGTACACGCTTGCTATAAAATTAGACGACAGAATATATCGATtactagcaaaatataaaaaggataagGATTCAAAAGTTGCAATGTTAAGAGATGATATATCAAATAATGGAAtggacaaaaaaaaggatatatataatactgaAAAGGAGTGcacagaaaaaaagaaagaattatatagaggttcattaaataattatgataaacACAAACAAGATATGAACAATAAATATCCTAAATTTGtgacaaaaaaatacagtcatcttgaaaaaaaaatattcaaagagCTGGATTTTGTAGATTTTCTTAAAAGGAACAAGAATATTAGTGATAAgact
This window contains:
- a CDS encoding fam-l protein, whose protein sequence is MKKSIMIFSFIKIVVLIFLTWIPHLSNHVITFNKYLGKKYTLAIKLDDRIYRLLAKYKKDKDSKVAMLRDDISNNGMDKKKDIYNTEKECTEKKKELYRGSLNNYDKHKQDMNNKYPKFVTKKYSHLEKKIFKELDFVDFLKRNKNISDKTYKKIMRKKFSLRLGSPLLLFLLLSTLLIVDISLRSPSGGKGFWELSELKSTLSSWETNLKPYFKWLLTGTGTSQSVLEPLFTIVLFVIPLLIIGFTLTSYVFYYHKKAKKYEKIKFSKK